From a region of the Haloquadratum walsbyi C23 genome:
- a CDS encoding ATP-binding protein translates to MHLRDTDFWDDLMHGVFGPRSGGARIICDSENSATGVGKTTAAVSTALAVSKAFDYQLSPRDFTLSGEQYLERWREHPSKEQPSVIVLDELAGAGAGDARRSMSNENVNLGRSWQLMRKKRIVTICTLPHWSDADKRLRRSADYRLWCLERPIGYFRPYKVTSTFDRGDVRTESYNDVQRVAFPNLDALDDPYFQAITKKKDALLSSDEFNANELVNIEDETTKDPEEVEHEQKVSDAQRAREKGLSTYEVADVVDMSQSWVDKYTEMPDTTDTTEATADD, encoded by the coding sequence ATGCATCTGAGAGACACCGACTTTTGGGATGATTTGATGCACGGGGTTTTCGGTCCCCGATCTGGTGGTGCTCGTATTATCTGCGACTCAGAGAACTCAGCCACCGGCGTCGGGAAAACGACAGCCGCCGTCTCCACCGCTTTGGCGGTCTCTAAGGCATTTGACTATCAATTGTCACCGAGAGACTTCACCCTGAGTGGGGAACAGTATTTGGAGAGATGGCGGGAACATCCTAGCAAGGAGCAACCGAGTGTAATTGTTCTCGATGAACTCGCGGGTGCCGGTGCCGGCGATGCACGACGCTCGATGAGTAATGAGAATGTGAACTTAGGCAGAAGTTGGCAATTGATGCGCAAGAAACGGATTGTTACGATCTGCACATTGCCCCACTGGAGTGATGCCGATAAGCGGTTACGCCGAAGTGCTGATTATCGTCTGTGGTGTCTTGAGAGACCGATAGGATACTTCAGACCGTACAAAGTCACATCAACATTTGATAGAGGCGATGTGCGAACCGAATCATACAACGATGTGCAACGGGTTGCCTTTCCGAATCTCGACGCATTAGATGACCCGTATTTTCAGGCAATCACAAAGAAAAAAGATGCACTACTATCATCTGATGAGTTCAATGCAAACGAACTTGTCAATATTGAAGATGAGACCACAAAAGACCCTGAAGAAGTAGAACACGAGCAAAAAGTATCAGATGCACAACGGGCACGAGAAAAAGGACTCTCCACATACGAGGTTGCTGATGTTGTCGATATGTCCCAATCATGGGTTGACAAGTACACAGAGATGCCGGATACGACCGACACCACCGAAGCC